Genomic segment of Tiliqua scincoides isolate rTilSci1 chromosome 1, rTilSci1.hap2, whole genome shotgun sequence:
ACAAATTATAAGCATCTTGTCCATATACCTCCCTCACAGATGAATGGGACACCATGGAACTCCAGTTATAACAACATTCTGTGTGAGAGGAAGTAGCACAGTAGTTTTTCATAAATCTTTGGGTGGCTGACTTTGAATTTGATACagttcttccttttctttcattgttgTTTAGGAAATGCTAAAGGAGGACACTGACACGTCAGTTTTCATTTCACAGGCCTTCGGTTTTATTTTTAAGGTTTAAAACATTATTACGAAGTTTTTCCAGTCTTGAAAGGATGGAAATCCCTGTTTATTTCAAGAGTAAAAATCCCTTCCCTCTTGAGAGTAGTCTGAAGATTACAGCTGACAGAAAGAACTTGCCATCTTGCAATGCTGTGAAGTCTGCAATGACGGCAGAAATGCCTTTAACATACCAGAGAGATGTCTGCCACTCCAGCAATTACTATGCTCTCTACCAGAAAAAATGCCTCAAGAACATGGCCAAAGACCTGCATTTTTCCAAAGACGTCGTCAGGCATAGAGGACCATCAACTCTGTCTTTTAAGGATTATGATCAGACAGGCCTATATGATTTTTCCAGTGTCATTCATAGACAAAAGCATGAACAAGTTATTGTGAAAAGGGAAAAGAGACCACGTAAGCTTAAGCCACTGAAGATACAGCCCATGAAATCAGATGTTGCTCCTGCCAAGCAAACCCCTACAAATGTTCCTTTCTGCTTGGAAGAGTGTATCTGGAAAGCCAAGATGGAAAGTACATTGGCAGAGCCATCTCTGCTTGtacctgttcctccccctcctccttgtgATCCTCCTCATTCACAGACATTCTTGACTCAGCTTCCTGACTTCATGTTAGGAGACTTGATGACcccaaaaagtgggtccaaaaGAAAATCCCAGAGCACTGAAATCCCTGAGTCAGAGCGTAAGGACCCAAGATGGGAAGAAATTATGTTGCTGAAGTTAAGTAAGGCTACAGCTCAGTGGATTGTGAATAATCAGGCCACCTGGGGAGGATGGGTTCAGGCAAAACCAAAAGGTTTTAAGAAGCAAAAATATGACTGGAATAGAATCAGGTATGTGCTCCCTGTTGATTCTGATGTGGAACTTCTGGACAAAATTCTGGCAGAGGAAGTGACAGCACCCAGAATTTATGAAGACAATGAAACAGAGACACTCCTACCTTCTTACTATAGGTAAGAAACAggattgcagcaactgttaccctgcagatgcctgatcttgtctgatctcggaaactaagcagggtcaggcttggaaaataagtcccattacattAAATACAATGAAATTAAATTGAATGTTCTTCCATATAAGGATGCATGAGACCGCTGACATcagattacagcccaatcctatctagcgcTGGCGCAACGGGGCTGCATGGcccatgctatatccagtgctggatttgagcaggctggaggcctcctcagggtaagggaacagttgttcccttacccatccTATCTAATAGGGCCCCAACCTATCTAATAGAGCtactcagttttgcaggcacaagtccaagaagccctgtgtctggctttcagacccaggaggggagataggatttggtgtgcatCAGTGCTGCTGATTGCTACCATTTGTGCAGTGCCACAAATTTGCTTTATGaaacatttgtgacacccagcatcaGCGCAGCAGCCACTATGGTGGCACTCCacacacttaggattgggctattagtaacACACATATTTTAGTTTTACATTTACATTTGATATGTTCCCACCTATTTCATATGCTCCTCAGTTAAGAGACTGAGGGACAAAGCACGGATATTCTAGGAAGACAACTATGGTAAATAAGTCAGACAACGCAGTTTTAGCTTTTTTCTACTATTGCTGACTGGTGCTATCATGACCACTTTTCcattagttgtttaggcacaggGCTCAACATTGCCAGTGAGATTACATTAAAAAGTCACATCTCTCTGGAAACAGACTCAATAAATTCTACTTGCTTTCACAACACAGCAATACAGGTGGATcctatttatctgtggattttacatctgcggatctggctcaaaGCGGGTCCCCTGGAACCCTCTGAAAGGGACTGGGGGTGTGCTCCAgttccctctggagggctttctgaagcttgcagaggcagtgtgcgtcggccagctgcctctgcaggcttcagaatggctcataGGGCCAAAAGAACATGACTTCTTGTTTCCtgacaggcttcagaaagccctccatgATAAAGCTGTAACCCTTTAGCTGGTAAAGAGATGTATGGAACCTTGggtgagcaggcacacaaaactgcatacaccagcagagttctttgaatgcagtggttatatttcagagcaagggttatcacaagtagaataatcagtaaacgttcctagtcagcacgatgagcagtcagtccataaacaacaaatccaaatcagctttccaagatacacagtcaaagttttCCATGGTCAGGAACAACATGTAcgtactcacatccagcctcccacgttactggcagcagttccatagtctcctactacactcctactgctgcactggaggctcaacagaccaaacattaagtagttggagtggcctaTCGGTGTAGGctatgccacacccagggtgtggcagtcacaggtgtgtgctgatcctgctgactccagcaatctgcacctgttcctgaaccaccttgttggctgtgtttctgtcttacccagaacatagacctgacactccagaggggacaggagggtccccttcagagggcttaagaggccaattgcagatttgattatctgcaaattTCGGCATCCGCAGAGGGTCCGAGAACAGATCTCCTATGTTGACTtccatcgctttgctctttcagccgttTCTCACActtaaccacatttcaaattttgaaatttccataaattgtccacatgctttcctcttttgtctaatttcatccaaccttccaggaCGTTCATCaaggtttttgtttattttttatttatgtttatttaggtttgcatgcatttgcatgcagTATATGCATAATTATACAGTAGTTCATTATTTATGTTTTTCTCCAGCCCAAATAAATTTGTAAGCTAAATGAGGCTATggattcatccatttttgactttcattcaTGTTCTGGTCGctaaccagatgaaagtacaTGTTATTCCTGTAtccgtgttgttttttttaaataacgcAGAATGACCCATTTGACCACAGTTATCTTGACAGTGATCCAAGGCATTATCAAGGAAAGGTGGATTTAGGATGGAAAAAATCAGCATCCGTACAAAATAGTTTTGGAAACAAAGAAAAGGCTAAGGTGGCAATACatacttttctaggagtaagttCGATTGAACACAATgctacttacttctaagtagacatgtgtaagattgtgctgtaggtaGGCCATAACACGGTAAGTTCTGCCCTGTATGCAAAAGATCTTAGGGAAATTGTGTTTTGCTGAAACAGAGTTGAGTAAAGAGTAATTTTTCACAGATGCATTTACTCAACTTTGCTCCTCTGTAACACAGTCTATGAGAAAGAGTTATAATATTACCAATAATGCCACTGATTATTTTCTTTATAGACAGCAGAAACCTGAAGTTTATTGAGACCATGGTGGGAAGCTGGCCTGCTGTCTGGCTAACTGTTTTTGCTTGTAGCTAGTTACCAAAAAGGCAGGGCACACAGTCATTTCACTACTGCTTCTTgcctttttgtaaaaaaaagttttcataCCTTAACTTTTCAACAGCTTTTGCACTGTGCTGTTCCCTGGAAACATCTGGGTTAAGAAACACCCTTAGACCTGCGTAAAACCTAAAGCCTCTCCCCAGTTCCACTTCCTGACCtaccctggactctgcccccagACCTTGCCTAGTTCCAGAATGAATTGGCTGCCATGTCTGGTGTCTTGCCATATATGGCTGGTGGGTTGTTTTTTGTCCACTGCCAACCATTAATGGAAGCATGTTTCTCGTTACACAGAGTACCATCTTTCCATACAATAGTGCAGTGCATAGATGACCCAGTATGTAACAACACTACAGCAGATCAAATATCAGAAAAGACTTTCAGACTGGCATCTCCTATTAAACGTCGGGAACGGCTGAACTCCCGGGTCGGGAAATACTCATATACCACCAGCAATGTCTTTGAACAAGAGCTCTATTTTGGTAAGTAGACCTAGAATATCTATGAATCTTTTTGCATAGTCTTATATAGGAATGTGTGATTCAAGTATTGTtcaagattctttctttctttctttctttctttctttctttctttctttctttctttctttctttctttctttctttctttcctctatATCTTGCCtctatatcttgcctttctccccactCTGTTGGTGCGATATATACCTCACCTATTCTGGATCAAATACTGCATATTGAAAAGCATGGTTTATCTTTGAAAAGGTCTTGATAAAATTTCATCTGAATGTGTGGCTGGATACACTTGGTAGCTTGTGCGTGCATTGTGAATTTTCTGCCATCCTACCCTGGACTGCTCTATGTGGCACTTTTTAAGCAGCATCTATATCTGGGTCTAGAAGAATCTGGGTCTAGTTTAGACTTCTACCACTGCTACAACTGGCACTCCATTTACAAATGCAAGATTTCTAGGGGATGTTCCCAATTACAGGTGGAAAGGTGATAGTGCCATGAGCTAGGCCTTCAGTAGGAATCTAgccactgactcagcagaagAACCAGCTAGGTCAGAAGGTCCAGAAGTGAAATGGGAAGAAGCAAAGGACACCGATCCTAAGCCCAGCAATCAAAGATATCCCAAGCCAGAGACCTCAAGCCAGAGACCCCTATACTAAAGTCCCCCAAGGCAACTACTGCAGGCATATAAAAGGACTCATAAACAAGGACCAGACCTTTTTTGGAATAAGTTGTCTTCTCTTGGGAACCTGTCCAAGATTCAGAAGCTCTTATACCCTTAACTACTGGCCTCTTTTGGTATGTTGGCATGAATCCTCAGTCCCATCCTGTTGGTTTATTCCCGTTGCTCCCCACTCCAGACCATTGCCTGCCCTGCATCCTATGATGTTTCCTCTGGATTTAGCCTTGCCTGGTTTGGACAGAGTAGAGCAAGTATTGGAGGAGTGCAAGGTTATACACCAAGGCTTCTCACAACCTATTGCCCAGACTGGAGACACTGATCAGCCCAAGGCTACCCAGCATGCTTTATGTGATAGGAATTTGGGATCAAGACCACTCCctagtctaagggcccaatcctattcaactttccaacactgataaaGCCAtgcaaaggggcatgcactgcatcctgctggagaggggacagtcacagaagcctccataaGGAAACActtgtctccttaccccagggctgcattgcagttgcatcagttctggaaagttggataggattgggccctaaatttccactctaaccactacacactGATTCTCATATGACATTGAAAAGTTTAGGCAACAGGAACTAGATCAGCAGTACTATCTCCTGGCTGTTGTTTTTTCTTGACTGTGTTTAGGGACTGCCAAGATTGTGCATCAAAAATCCAAGAAGAACCACATTGTTATGGATAACCATGATGAGTATCGTAAACACCTATGTCAGCATTACCCAAGACCTCCAGAGACCTGGAGCTTCAGGCCACAAAAAAGGACAAGTAAGAGAAGACTGTATAATAACAGGGGGGAAATGAAAGAagcagaacagtgttcttcaataAGTAATAACATTGATAACTCCCTGATTCTGAACTATTTTATTgggaagtaagtaccattactTTCTTTTAAGCAAGAGTGCTCTGGTTCAGTGGAATAACAGGTAGGGGTGGTGGCCCATTCCAGGTACCACACCAGAAGCGGGTGTCATGTGGCGGCAATGCACTCTGGAGTTTTAAAGATAAGCGCACGTGTTTTAATGCACATGTGTGCGCTCTGGAGTTTTAAAGAGAAGTGCCTCAGCCAAGTCAACAGGCTTGGAGTAGCCAAGGCCCAGTTTGGATGACATCCCAAGGGGATGTTACCCTTGCTCTGCCTCAGCTGACTTTGGCCTGTCCGGGCTGCTTCCTGTTCTCACAAGCGTTGAAGTGACTCAACCACGCTTGGAGCGGCCACttctttgctctgctctgctttcaGTTCTGCAGTGGCCAGGCTCAGAGAGGCCGAAGGGTGTCATCCTTTGGCTGCTCAGAGCTTAACTGCTGCAGAACTTGGAGTGGAATGGAGAAGCTGCTGCTCTGAACTCAACCAAGTCACTTCTTTGATCTGTTCCAAGTCAGCAGTTTGCAAACCAGAGGTAAATGGTGGTGATGTGGtggcatcatcacatcactgccaattactgcTGTACCTGTGCTTTCAGTAAGGTAAGGTAAAGTAAGGTAAGAGTCACTGCACTGGATCAAAGAACAGGTAGTTTTGTCACTGAGTTTACAAATCAAACATTGTTACCTAACAGTTGTTCCAGTGAAAGACCATGGCCATTTCCAAGTGGACTtcccaaagaaaacaaaaagtttGTAAACTAACATGTACATAGGCATTTGTTTAACAAATAAGACTGCTAGCTGGAGTTGTATGAACCCTTCAATATTTTCTGGTACAGGAGAACTGTTTTAAATCATGTGGCCTTTTATAAGTAGAGTAGGGCAATTACAAACAATTTCAGCATTTTTCCTACTTGCAGGCAAATTTCTACATGGTGAGACATTGTGGAAAATATAGCACGTGATCGTGACGTTCAAGATTGCAATAACGTAAAGAAAAAATAGAACAGATGGAATCACAGCTCCAATTCATGGGCACGTAGCCCTTGTGCTCTTATGCTAATTTGAACTCCTTCTATACCACATGGGGTCACATATCTACTTCGAAAAGATAGCTATATGACTGACATAAGTGCATACATCCCAACTGTAAATATATTTCCTTGATAATGTGCATTTAGGCTTAGTGAGTGTACTTAgccagtggcgccactagggtttTTGTCATCTGGCGCAAGAGGACAGAGTGTCACccctataatggacctcctcccatgcagtgggcagggcaatgtcccgggtgtgtaccattgccccaccctgctgggttttttttggccatatcttttgatagaatagagatatttcaatgcagtttgtttcattgcattctgcatgaaattacgtatctattgataaataacatgatggtattattcaaaaataccaagttattaaaaattttggccagtagtggtgtcaccctccaaaaattctggccagtagtggtgtcacccagtacaTCCCTCACCCCCCACAGCCCCCTAGTGACAATACtgcacttaggcccaaatcctaaccaacattccagcactcgcatagctgcgccaatgggaagtgtgctgcatcctgcagttgagtggcactcacgaatccctcctcaaagtaagggaaagtttgttcccttacctcggagctgcattgcccttttgttggtgctgggaagtgggttaggattgtgccctcagcgtCACAACCTTACATCCCAGTTCTAAACACATGAAATAAAAGTAAACACCATTGAATTTTATCAGCCTTCTAAACAATGGATGTGGTTCAGACAGCTACTGGTAATCATTTTGGGGACAAGGTCTAATATGGATTGCTACCAACCTGTTTCTGTCACAATGCAGTTGGATCACCTCagaaggtgcagaagggagcCATCCCCTGGATTGCCCTTCCCACTATTATTGAAAATTTTGCCCAGCTGACTAAAGCAGATGTCGTTATACCACAGAGAAGAAAAAGGGTCTCATTCCAAATGTCTGAAAAAGATTTATCCCTGGATCTACGTATCCGCAAGACAATGTTGGAGCAGTGGAAGACTGCTTGGAAATTGGGTGAGTACTTGGGTCCCGCTTTCATTGAGTGTAGCCCAGCTTGTTCCATTCACATCAATGGTTGTTTTGTTATAAATGTCCACTGCTATTGTCTGTATTGCCTAAAGGACATCACTAGCTTGTTTGTGGAGGGTCTTCTGAAATGAGCTAGCAGTCTCAGGCTGGTCTCCCATTTGTAATACTCATGCCAGTTTTCTCTTTGTGATCTTTACCCCCTCAATTCTCAGCGCCTCGGTGGCAGGCAGCAACTATCGAAGGACTAATGAGAGACCTGACTGACATTCAAGTTCAGAATCGGCTTAAAGCTGTAGTGATATGTGCATCTGCTGTGCTTGAGCGACCTGATCCGGTCAAAGAAAGCAGTGAGGATTCAGGTAAGAGAAGCTTTGATTGGAAACTGCTGtgatttcagttctgtttctctGGAACCGCAGACAGGTAGGAAGGTACAAGTGACTGGCAGGTAAACTGTCATAAATCCAAGTACTTTGGTTTATAGCTAGAACTGTTAGGGTTTTAACCTATATGTAATTATATGGAAACAATGTCTCTAAATGACAAGGTCTCTGGATATATCGGATGCTGTTGTTCAACAGTATGGTGAAGGGAGCtgtcttatattgagtcagaACAACGGTCTGCCTAGATGAGGTGTTGGCAACCTTTTTCTTTAAGGAGCCAGACATTTGGCAGTatcatcatcatgtcaccagACTCAccactgaacttctgggttgccaagcacCCAGAAGTGGCAAAGCCTCCTACCCAGTTTGCTGCACCCCAGACAGGAATTGACAGaactcccctcctgggcttgcAGCTCCACCATTCCTCATCTGGCAGCGATTTGGGTGGAAGGCTTTGCTTTGCAAGTGGAGCTCTGCGTGGACCAGACTTCTGCAGATAGGCTGGATCTAGCCCACAGActgtaggttgctgacccctagCATAGATCTAGTACTAAGCAGCAGCAGGTTTCTTTCCCATACTTTGCTACTTGATATCTAACAAGAGATACCAGGAGCTAAGTCTGGAATCCCATCACCAAGGCTGGGATGAGGACCATAGCCAATGACACTTTGACTCCACAGCCCTTAATACCACTTGGGGCCTAATCCTAAACGGCCTAGCGCCAGTActgaatgtcacaaacatgctgtaaggtacgtctgtggcacccagagaggaggggttgccagtgctgggtcagtgccagtcgatgctgggcctcagcgccCTGCGGATGGCTGGCCAATGCTCCTCCAGCACTAGCTGGTGATAAGActtatggggcaggaggagaagcagggagtgggtggatcagggcagagagaaggcagaagtaggggaggatcaggcccagtgGGGGGGCAGAATcctctgctgcagcatcctaactCTCCTCCCAAGccagtgcagaaccaaggagacccattgacactGTCGCAGTgttacttgaggtaagggagtAAGTGCtgctttaccccaaggagaccccgTGGTGAGCTCAGTgcccccaggatgcaggtgtcaccattttggcactgctgcagccctgggtgcggTGGCattcagggttgggctgcccatgtggaAGTACTTATCAATGGCtcattattttaaaacaacattcttgCAAAGTAGTGACTACATAATGAAAAGCTATTAGCTTCTTTTCATATGTACTCCCACTTTGTAAAACCCAAAGCCAGGACTGGAGTGTATCCAATGCTCAGCATTTCTTCAACTTTTTGGTCTTTGAAGttctttacactcctaaaaggagtcttagGGAGCCCTGCTGCCGCATGTGTGGAGTTTCAGGGAGCCCTAGAGCTCTGGCACATGTGCTGCATGGCACAGCGCTGAGCCCAATGACAAATACTGGTGAAGAGCCAGAATGGGAGaaaaatgaggaaggagagctacaaacagaggaggtgggagggatggatAAGCAAATTGGGCAGGGGGCAGATAGTGGCCAGGTGactgtggagcccctgaaggggtcacAGGAATCCCCAGGCCTCtgaggagcacactttgagaaacacaaaCCCATGACTCTCCTTTCCTTCACACATCCTCTTCttttccaccccctcttccttttccactccagggaaggaggaggagcaataaAGGCAAGTGAGCAGGTAGAGGTAGAGGTGGGCACTCCCCTGACAGTCTTCCACCTGAGGCAACTATCTCAATGGATGAGCCAGACCTGAATGGTGTGACATTTACAAAGCATATTTATAAAGTGAATGATTAATCTGTAAAATAAACAACATAACGTCttctcccgccctcccccccccccccaaaaaaaaaaaaaaaacaactaggtGAAGTTTTGGCACTGACAGGCTTAAAAATGTATCTGATTTTCTGTGTTCTGATTTTCTCAGTAATAGGACTAGAAGCTGATGCAAGACGTTTGGAAATCCAGGATATACCGGAGAAAATAGATCCTTTACTTCGAAATACTTTGTCTGATAAGGATTCTCATGTCAGAATGGCGGCGGCTGTGTGCTACTACGCTATAGGGAAGCAGAATGAAGTAGCGCAAGCCATCATGAAACATGCTCTGATAAATGGTTAATATAGTAACTTAGTAACTTAGTAATGATAATAACTTAGTAACTTAGTAACTATAGTTAATATAGTAACTTTTATCTTTCTACTGTCTTTCTACTGTGTAGAAGGCAGtactgtagctagagggggcgcaaagcactgagttttgcaggtgcctgaatgtgctgtgccaacgaactctccctctccccttcagagccattctggggggtgggggcaaaagGGAAGCATCCGGTTCTTTGATTCTATGGCTCTATGAATCTAATGAAAAGAACAGTGCCAgactaagactgcagtcctatccacactttcctgagaataagcctcattgaacataatgggacttacttctgagtagatatgtataggattgggctgtgaggttgaAATTCTATAAACACTTACTTACTTCCACTGAATTCggttggtcttacttctgagtagacacatatagaTTTGCACTATAAAAGTAGTGCTGGAGCCCCCTGTAAAAGCAACCTGTAAAAAGAAGAAACGTTTTCTTTGTGGTAAGCACTTAAACAATggtaatgggtgtggggaggctgcaggggcagcagAGATAGGGTTCGTCCATATACATGGTTGCCTTAACCACAGGGGGCCCTGGATCCCCTACAGAAATCCCCTCTATTTGTTATTGAATGTAGACCAAGCCAGAATGGGCTTCATAATAAACATATTTAGCATGTCATGCTGTCCAGTAATTCTCTCTTTGTCATCCAATAGGCAATGCTGCAGACAACTGGGCAGCAGCTCAGGCCTTGGGAATGGAGGGCATTGCCagtttccaagtggtgaaaacaATCTTGTCACAGATTTTTGACCAAAAGGATGATGCCAGAGAAGAACAGGCTTGCCTTCTATTATCTCAGCTTAGCAAACAGACAGTAAGTAACAAGATTCAGGATGAAGAAGAAATGGATGTCCATCATGGTCATGGCCCA
This window contains:
- the HEATR4 gene encoding HEAT repeat-containing protein 4; the protein is MEIPVYFKSKNPFPLESSLKITADRKNLPSCNAVKSAMTAEMPLTYQRDVCHSSNYYALYQKKCLKNMAKDLHFSKDVVRHRGPSTLSFKDYDQTGLYDFSSVIHRQKHEQVIVKREKRPRKLKPLKIQPMKSDVAPAKQTPTNVPFCLEECIWKAKMESTLAEPSLLVPVPPPPPCDPPHSQTFLTQLPDFMLGDLMTPKSGSKRKSQSTEIPESERKDPRWEEIMLLKLSKATAQWIVNNQATWGGWVQAKPKGFKKQKYDWNRIRYVLPVDSDVELLDKILAEEVTAPRIYEDNETETLLPSYYRVPSFHTIVQCIDDPVCNNTTADQISEKTFRLASPIKRRERLNSRVGKYSYTTSNVFEQELYFGTAKIVHQKSKKNHIVMDNHDEYRKHLCQHYPRPPETWSFRPQKRTIGSPQKVQKGAIPWIALPTIIENFAQLTKADVVIPQRRKRVSFQMSEKDLSLDLRIRKTMLEQWKTAWKLAPRWQAATIEGLMRDLTDIQVQNRLKAVVICASAVLERPDPVKESSEDSVIGLEADARRLEIQDIPEKIDPLLRNTLSDKDSHVRMAAAVCYYAIGKQNEVAQAIMKHALINGNAADNWAAAQALGMEGIASFQVVKTILSQIFDQKDDAREEQACLLLSQLSKQTALVQCLLASELNSYQWKNRVLACKVFSRIPGSVSKDVKNKIVQLMWTDWKFDVRQAAAKALGHLQLGKEVHNQLRERLKRGDCQMRVDALSYIGWLKLMTAKLLPDFLQCFSDDFVAVRKEACWAAGALKIKDETVLKCLFKIMQTDPLWKIKALAIRALGLIGQASPRLKELLLWALHYEDDPGVRREACRSIITLKMQDETVRATLLERMILEPNELVKEEVNRAVTVFHFEQEEEHEMIQKIKDKIIALSTKDLIIEKLLKLQEIIERTWHEAHRIYREEGDIFAYREILEIFLDVVKATFTDQTRCPSRKFSKLWKEIISLLPRLGISPSPWTQKAFSEALKAHYAEKEAHAKKLKSLAEKQKGSEIVNNSEETLLVVGAEQ